The nucleotide sequence GCCCTGAGCATACTCGGCAGCCATTTCAACCAGCTTTTCGATAACCCAGGTGAAACCGTCTGTGGTCAGCTTTATATCCGACATATTGTCTTCAATGTGGGCATCGAATCCAGCTGAAACCAGAATCACCTGTGGTTTGAAATCAGCAAAGACCGGTACCAAATCCCTTTGCAATATCTGCTGGTATTCGGTATCACCCTGTCCGGGCAGCATCGGTGAATTTTTGGTAAATCCATGACCGGCATCTTTGCCCAGTTCGAATTCACGACCGGTACCCGGATAGGCGAAAGTTGGATGTTGATGGATGGAATAGTAAAATACCGTCGGATCGCGTTCAAAAATGTGCTGGGTTCCATTTCCATGATGAACGTCAAAATCGACAATACCAACCCGCTCGATTTCCCATTGTTTTTGGATATAGCGGGCGGCAATCGCAATGTTGTTAAAATAGCAAAACCCCATGGCCTTGTCGATTTCCGCATGGTGACCGGGTGGCCGCACAGCACAAAAGGCATTATCCAGCTCGCCCTCCATTACCAATCGGACCGCCTCCAGGACACCGCCGACCGCCAATAAAGAGACTTCGTAAGTTGCCGAGCACATTTGATTGTCGGGGCTGTCAAAAATATTATGGCCGCTGCTGCATGCTTTCTCAAGTCGCTTGATGTAATTGGGGTCGTGCACGGTTTCAACCCATTTTAAATCCGCCGACACGGCCTTAATCAATGTCAACTGCTCAAGCAGACCTGCATCTTTAATGCCGCTATATACGGCTGGAAGCCGATCCGGAATTTCCGGATGATAGTTTCCGGTCTGGTGCTGCTGGTATCTTTCATCGTATAAAAAGCCGGTTTTATTGCTCATCGATTTTGGTCTCTGTGTCGCCCTTTCTTAATCAAGGCCACTGTGAAGTAATGCTGTGTCGATTATGGAATGCGCAAAGCCATTTTTGTTCTAATATAATCCTTTTTCCTTGACGACAGATTCGCTATGCGCTCTGCCCGATGCGGTCGTCAGGCAACGATTTTGTCAAAAATTTCAAATGCAGCCCTAACCGATTTGCTGTCTTCGGGCATTTCAATGGTCGGGCGTCCCTGGAAATCAAAGTCATAGACCAGGTCATCTGACGGAACGGTTCCGATAAGCTCAATATTGGCCTCTTTAAGTTTGTCCATGACCGGTTCAGGCGGTGCCTCTCGTGCCTGGTTGATCACCACATAACTTTTGCCAACACCGATTTTCAAGCAACGGGCCAGTTCTTCGATGCGCACTGCTGCCTGAAGTCCGCGTCTGGAGGAATCCGACACAATTAAAAGAATATCCACATCTTTGGTCGTTAGGCGGCTGATGTGCTCCATGCCAGCCTCGTTGTCCATGACGATGTAAGGATAATTGCCGGACAGACGTTCAAGGTAATTGGTGAGCAGGGTGTTAGCCGCGCAATAACAGCCGGCACCTTCCGGCTGGCCCATCACAACCAAATCAAAACCCTCGGCTTCGACCACGGCTTCTTCAAGCTTCATTTCCATGAAGATGTCTTTGGTCATACCGCTGGGGACATCCCCTTTTTTCATGTCCTCGCGGGCGTTTCCCAAAGTGTTGCCTAGTTTGAGTCCCAAAACTTCATTAAGGTTGGCATTGCAATCGGCATCCACTGCCAGAATCGGCGTTTTGTTTTTTTTCAATAAAAATTTTATGAGCATACCGGCCATGGTGGTTTTACCGGTGCCACCTTTGCCGGCAAGTGCGACTGAATAAGCCATTGTTGTCAACTTCCTTTCAAAAGAATTAGAGCTTTAAAAAGTAGGTTAAGTTAGTTTATGGCTCCAGTCAAGGGTGTATTTGAAGCTATCTCAAAAATAGTAGATTACGTCCAAGGGCAAGGCGAAAACCGATTCAAAAGTGGAGCATACACCACAGTATTCGAGCATTTTGAATCGGGTTTTAACACAGCTCTTGGGCGTTAGATGCATTTTTGAGGTAGCTTCCAAACAGCTTGAAAATCAGCCGTTGATATGATAATCCCAATTCTCGTTATTCTAACATAACAATCTGTATGCGGAGGATATATATGGACTTTGAACTAACCAAGTCTCAAAAAGAGATTCAAAAAGCAGCACGGGAATTCGCAAAAGGCGA is from Desulfobacterales bacterium and encodes:
- a CDS encoding histone deacetylase; this encodes MSNKTGFLYDERYQQHQTGNYHPEIPDRLPAVYSGIKDAGLLEQLTLIKAVSADLKWVETVHDPNYIKRLEKACSSGHNIFDSPDNQMCSATYEVSLLAVGGVLEAVRLVMEGELDNAFCAVRPPGHHAEIDKAMGFCYFNNIAIAARYIQKQWEIERVGIVDFDVHHGNGTQHIFERDPTVFYYSIHQHPTFAYPGTGREFELGKDAGHGFTKNSPMLPGQGDTEYQQILQRDLVPVFADFKPQVILVSAGFDAHIEDNMSDIKLTTDGFTWVIEKLVEMAAEYAQGRLISVLEGGYSIRRLPELARNHVKVLLNAQ
- a CDS encoding AAA family ATPase, translating into MAYSVALAGKGGTGKTTMAGMLIKFLLKKNKTPILAVDADCNANLNEVLGLKLGNTLGNAREDMKKGDVPSGMTKDIFMEMKLEEAVVEAEGFDLVVMGQPEGAGCYCAANTLLTNYLERLSGNYPYIVMDNEAGMEHISRLTTKDVDILLIVSDSSRRGLQAAVRIEELARCLKIGVGKSYVVINQAREAPPEPVMDKLKEANIELIGTVPSDDLVYDFDFQGRPTIEMPEDSKSVRAAFEIFDKIVA